CtctcaatgaatgaatgaatgaatgaatgaatgaaagcttCCTGTTTGCCTGCAGACAGAGACTGTTTACACAGTGAGGCTCACACAGTGATTAACACTCAGCTATCTCCAGAATGATGTTCGTCACTCTGTGTAAACAAACCATTTAACCCTTTATAAGCCCTGAGCTTcacgtgacctttgacctcacccCTCCTGTGTCCACAGCTCAGCTCAGACGACACTCTGGCGGTGAAGTTCAAAACCCAGGCTCTGGTCTACCCTGTGCTGCAGGCGCTGGACTTCTACACCCCGTCCTACCAGCAGAACCGCGCCGTGCCCATCCTCTACAGACCCTACATGGCTCGCTTCTGGCTGGAGTACCTGGGCGCCGATCGCTCCCTGGAGCCCCTCCTCCTCGCTAACAACCACAGCTCCCTAGACCAACCGGACATCGGCGCCAGCACCCGATCAAAACTGGACTGGACCGCTTTGCTCCCGTCCGAGCGCAGGAAGCACTTCAGGCCGGTTTTGAAGGAAACGGGGTCACCTGGAGTGATGGGTGTGGTGCCGGGGCTGGTGGACGTGAGGGCGGCGCCCCTGCTGGCGGAGCAGGAGGTTCTGGGTCGGACACCTAAAGCGTACGTGATGACGTGTGAGTTCGACGTGCTGAGAGACGACGGGTTGATGTACGTGAGGCGCCTGCAGGACGCCGGCGTCTCGGTGACCAGCGATCACTACGAGGACGGCTTTCACGGCTGCATGGTGTTCGCCTTCCTACCGATGATGTCTGGAGTCGGACAGAGGAGCATGGAGAACTACATCCGCTGGCTGGACCAGAATCTGTAGACTAGGAGTGCTGCAGATCCTCTAACGGTCTGCGGGGAGAGTGTGTGGCACCAAAGACATCCTGGAGCAGAAAGTCTGGTACTTCAGAGAGCTCCTCTTGGATCTGTAGAGCGGGAAAGTCTTTGGTTTTTGTTAATGGAACACACAAGGACGAGCGGATCACAAATCAGGCCTGTGAATGTAGAGAAGGTTGATCTGCTGTCCTCAGCtgatggaaaaaagaaaatctatgtgaagtttaagattttaaaacacagaactacaaatttaaaaaaagagatgttCCTGCTTTGAAGCTGCTCGCACATTTATCACGGGTAGAAGTTCTCACTAACTCGTCCTCAGTGTGAGGATTTAAAGGTttctccactagagggcagaCCGGACCAAATCATGCAGAAAGTCTTCCTCAGAGAAACTCTGATTctgctaaatgtaaacaaacagaaaaacactaaaGAGGCATTTTTAgattctctctttcactcttttaGTATCACCTTTCAGTCAGACGTGTGTGAGAATCACTGAAGCACAAAGCTTTCACACTGAAaccaaaatgtttcaaatcaaGTGACCAAAGAAGTGAAGCTTTCACACTAACCACAGAATCCAACGGTCTGCAGAACGACGGGAAACTGGAGGCTCATTATTCACAACAAATCCAGCATGTTCACGATGTCTGTGcattcaactcaactttatttatacagcagatttcatacaaacaaacatgcagcttaaagtgcttcacagaataacagagagacagaaaactacagagatgggtaaaataataaaagatgtaatgataaataaaatacttaaaaataaaataaataagagtacaaagcaacattttaagtacatttttaagtaaaaaaaatctgataaatacaagAATTAAATAGATCACTCAATAAATAAGattaataaatgtttaaattattatttaaagggttaaaataaatttattctcaaaataaaaagttagatttttggcctttttgcctttattgatagaacagctgaagagaggcaggaaatgtggggagtagagagcgggggaagacatgcaggaaattgacgaccggccgggagtcgaaccggtgacccctgtgatgaggactttagcctctaaatgtggggtgcttagaccgctaggccaccagcaccccattaaaacactttttaaacgTCAGGAGCAGCGCAGTGAAGACGATTCAGAGACTGAGACAAACACTAAAACTGATTTAAATACCAGTTTGAACAGGGATGTGCAAACAGTTCATCAGTATGGTCACCAAAGTTGCACATTTTCTTTAGCTTGAAGGACAACAGACCTTTGCTGAATTAGTCGTGCACAAATCTAATAATGCAAAGATAAAATGAAGTATTTGAGAATCATTTTacattgtttatattttaaccagagctgcagacagctctttaaaaagctcctgtgtggagtttaAAGCTGGTAATGAAACAACCTGAAATGAACACTGAGGCATCTTTAATATCCAGATTATTCTCAATAAGTGAGACATGTGACCAGTAAAAGAATCATGGTGatctaaataaattaaatcaataaaattaaattaattcagagaaatgacagaaaataaaatgatatcaatcaaataaaaaacatcagataattatcagaaaataaaatgaatatataataatattgaatatagaaaatgaataaaaatgatgctaaaacattGGTAATACTGAGAAttatgcagtccagggcttGAAGGAGATTattccaagttaaaagccagattagaAAGTTaagcctttaaaaacacagagctggCTGTTCTGATGTCCAGTCTCATGGGTCCTGTAACGTGGAGTTATATCTCGACTTGTGGTGATGTAAAGAGACCTAAAAAATAGCTTCATTTGACCAAAGTCAAAGATAAGGTGACAATTTATACTGCAAAATAATTTCTTGCAACCTCTGCATCAATTTAAACCAAATTGCAAAACCTTCAATTGTTTGCAGGTTGAAAAATATGCCGCTTCCTCCTCCTTCGCTCAAAGCAACTTTAGAACGAGTTCCTAGGTTAAACATAATGATCCATAGTTGTAATTCATGTTGGAACCAGCAGGATGAAAGCGAGATAACTAAGGCTCAATAATGCAACCACTAACTTATACATATAAATCCcaagtttgtccacagggggcgccaaaatcgacacagtaataacaataataatctttatttatcttgcacttttcaaataagaaagaaacaatACAAGATAACGCTTTGTAAGTTGGGACTACCTCTTAAAACGTTAGCAGCATGTAAACTCCGACCGAAATTTGGGATTACATCGGAATCAGGCGACATGTGAACGACGCCGGAGGGAATAATGAGCCTTCAGTCGTCTGCCGGATTGAATCCTGATCTGACAAGTTCTCTTGGTCAAAGTTCCTCTTcagcttttattcttttatgaTGCACTGAGACactggagcacacacacacacactcactcacacacacacacactcacacacacacacacacacaaagaaaagtaTGCCAGAGTTCACATCTGTGTATATTCACTGGATTGTGCAATATTGTGTGTTTGACAGCATCCCTCACTCTGTAACTTCACCCTCTGATGACCACTGCACACGCACGGCCAATGCaaagacgatgatgatgatgatgatgatgatgatgatgatgatgatgatgagagctGTGAAATACATGTGAGAATTACTGTAAGACGTCCCAAACGGACTCTCGTGTTTCCCTCCAGACCTCTGCAGGCCCAAAGCTAACGCGACGGACTGACAGCAGcgagacggacggacggac
This is a stretch of genomic DNA from Notolabrus celidotus isolate fNotCel1 chromosome 17, fNotCel1.pri, whole genome shotgun sequence. It encodes these proteins:
- the LOC117829265 gene encoding neutral cholesterol ester hydrolase 1-like, whose protein sequence is MRLRLAGAVLLTAAAYYVYLPLPTGVCEPWKLMLLDALFRSFMKASDIAHALGVCHRLHMLNQVVSWLEEIEARSSPTLHVTDFDLGGVPARVFQPKGGKQLKRGVIYFHGGGWALGSGRMRSYDLLCRKMAEDLDSVVMSVDYRLAPEAVFPDQYHDALAASRAFLSSEVLERYSIDPQRVCVSGDSAGGNLAAAVAQELSSDDTLAVKFKTQALVYPVLQALDFYTPSYQQNRAVPILYRPYMARFWLEYLGADRSLEPLLLANNHSSLDQPDIGASTRSKLDWTALLPSERRKHFRPVLKETGSPGVMGVVPGLVDVRAAPLLAEQEVLGRTPKAYVMTCEFDVLRDDGLMYVRRLQDAGVSVTSDHYEDGFHGCMVFAFLPMMSGVGQRSMENYIRWLDQNL